Genomic DNA from Budorcas taxicolor isolate Tak-1 chromosome 5, Takin1.1, whole genome shotgun sequence:
TTAATCTGAGCCCTTCCTTTCCTTAGCCCCCAACAATCCAGACATATGCTATTTTTATCGGaattaaaatcatttattgaTACAGAAATCCGATTCTCATGTGCAGAAAACCACCATCTTTACACTGTGACTTATCTTTGCTGAGACTTTTTTGAcaggttgctgctgttgttcagtctctcaggcctgtccgactctttctgaccccatgaactgcagcatgccaggcttccctgtcctctatcGCCCAGAATTTGcgcaagttcatgtccatttttTGCTTACTCAACTCTTACCTGTGTTCTCTCTCAAGCAAAGGGGGCCCCAGGGAAGTTTCAGAAGTTCCCAGAACAATCTCAGAGGTTTGCAACAGAGGTGGTCCTGGGAAGTTTGTCCTAGAAGAGGGTCATTAGAAACAGACCCTGGGAGATGAGTTGTTTAGCCTCCATCCTGGCAAGGGCCAGTATGTCCCTGATCCATTCTGTGTACACACAGAGGGAACCAGGAACAACGTGTGACTTTTCCCACCATTGCCCTTTCTATCTCATTTCATCCATCTCAAAATGAGGCATATTTAAAAGATACAGTGTTTTGGTAGAAATCATTAATTCTCCATGCATTGTTTACTTTGGAATTAAACTAAACCTCCTTCAAGGTCTTAACTATATGGTCTTCATTTTTCAAGCTCAAGTCCACCCAAGGTTAAGACCCAAGAGTTGAGAAATTCATCTTAGCAACTTATATTCCAGTTTTCAGCATTTCTCCAAACAGAATTTTGGAAAAACCGAAGATCACCCTCAACTTACAGCTTAACAGTTGTCAAACTAAAAAGCATTTTCCTCAAGTCCAACTTAAGGGCTGGAGGAGACTCCTCCAAATGAGGAGACTCAGTTGTTCCCTTATTTCTAAGTTTATGTTCTGAATTCCTCTGGCCTAATAGGCTTTTAAGAATCTGAAAGCActtaggaaataaaatgaaaaaaaaagctaaacatcTAGAATGGAACTCATGAAAATGGTCAAATCTCAGCCTTGTACTCCTGCATTTATTTCAAAgacttcattaaaagaaaaaaaacaaaacaatgacagCAACACTTATCTGAATTCTAGGTGGGATATAAAAAACGTTATATACAGAAGAGATCTAAAAACAAGTTGAGTAAAGAATCCTTGAAGTGAGGTGTAATGCAACTTCATCACTTTATTCAAATCTTCAAAATAGTCTTTATTCTACATTTTTAGTATAAAAAATCCACAAGTTAAGTGCACCACAGTGTAGAGAGAGACATACAACGCTGAACTTCCATAACAGTCAATGGTACAGTCAAACATCACATGTACAGAACACAAATTTAGATGAACTGAaattataagataaaataaaataaaatccaattttagaaaacaaaaatcaaaatattaaggATCCCTGAAATATTCTTAACCCTAATGAGATTTCACTGGACTCAAGTCATTTAGTAGTGAGGCATTCACAATATGACCCCATTAACCCAGCTGAGGAATTCTTGGGAGCCATAAGTGGCTACATCAGACACTGACAAGAAATGGTAACCAATTTCTGATCTGCAAACTCCCCTTAATTTGGCTCCAGAGTCATCAGGCTTTTAAATGCATCCTCCTTGCCCCTCAAAATTATAAACAAACTGCTGTTTACGGTACAGTTTGCACTGATATCCTTTGTTAAAACAAGGTTCAGTTTTTCTGGCACCAAAACAAATTTGGGCTTGGTTCATGTCTGAAGAGAAAACCTATGAGGAGGGTCCAAAAGGCACCCTCCGCTTTTGCCTGAGGAGATGCAAAAGCAGAAGCAATGGGTCCTGTGTTTGGGGCACAGAGGGGGCTTCAGAGGATCCTTTGTGAAAGACTAGTTAAAAGATGACAAGTGGGGGGAAGtgcaaggagagaaggaaattagTCTGACTGGCTTTCTGTCCTGCACCATTGATTCAATGGAGATTGGTGGGAAGGAGTGGAAGACAAGGGTTGAGGGTAGGACCAGGGGCAGAGGACGGAAAGGAAAAGGCAGACAACTAATGCAGTTTGTTTATAACAAGTAATATAAATCAAAGACTTAAAGGAGATTAAAGACCAATCAGAATAATTTGGCAACTTTAATTCTTAGGAAGATCAAAGTTCCCTCCAAACCTAATTTGATGTTTTATTACTAAAAGCAAAGACCAGTATGGTACAGTATTACTCCAGAGGAATTAAAGGAAGATCCTTAGGGCTGCTTCACCCACATTCATTTTATGAATGGATACCTCCCCTACCTCAAAATGCTTTAGGGAGGTACTGCTACCATTACATGGTTCCTTATTAAGTTTGAAAAGTGCCTGAAAGTTTGGGCACCAGAAAGACACCCCAACAACATGTGTCTAAACTGCAACTTCAGGTTAATATGACTAAAGCAGTTACATTGTGAGAAGTGCTGAAGGTATGTGATGTCTTTCCCGGCATAGAGATGGCCTTGGTTCTTCACCAGATGGTGTagccaccatctgagccacccatgAAGAAGTTTCCCTTCCGCTGAGTTACGAGGACATTGGCTCCCTGCATGACTGCCAGCTGAGCAGCATTGGGAGGGCATCCAGGGGGAGGAGGCTGAAAGGAAAAGACAAGGTTGATTGGGCAAGAGGGCAGCTATGGGAGGGAAGTGGACAAAGGTGAAAAAGGACCAATCAGGAAGATGGCAGTGTGCTAACCAGTGGCATCTCAAAGAGCTATCTGGGCCACCAATCTGGGTCCAGCAGGTCTACATTCTTTGTAAGGCCAAAGATATAAACAGGAAACCCACTCATTTAAAGGGTTCCGGATCCAAAATAAAGCCTATGGATACTTTCTAAGTGTGGGAAGTCCAGACTCGGCATTTTCAGTGCAGAAAATCACTCCTATTCACATCCCAAAACGGAGCGGGTACCAGGTCCAGGGACTTATATCACAGGGCCTGACAGTTTTCAAATGGCCCTGGATAATCTGAAGGCTCTACCTGATGACAGCATTTTCACTTCATCCCTAGCCTATGGTTATTGAGTAGATGGTCCTAGCAAGGACCATATGGGCTCTAATTCCCATACATAGGAGAACTAATCAAGAGACATAGCTAAAATCCCTAGTATCTCTCTAAATGCAATTTAATAGGGATTATGCATTGTTTTTTTAATCGTCATGGTTCCTAATACAATGCCATGCTGATGGcacatataaataaatgcttATGGAATGAATGAGGAGTGTTACTAAACTAGTTGAACTAAGTGAACTGGAAAAGCAGCAGGCAGGACTCCTAAGACAGGAAAACTAGGGAATCTGATAAATTCTGACATCGGTGAGTACGCCAGATGTTACTGACTGGCCACGGTTCTCCTGCCCCTTTGAGTGCTTTCTGCCTGACTACTGGATGTCAGTGATTATTACACCAATACCAGCAACTATTACCCAGGGATGATGAAAGGATGACCAGTCATTTCAGAAAGTTAAAATACATAAGGGTTGAGCTTTTTTGTGACCAAGTCATACTCACAGGAATGTTTCCAGCAGTAGCGCCAGCTCCAAATCTGGCCCCTGTATCATACCCTCCTTCCACCAGCACTGTTGAACCCGGTGGATAGATGGGACCAACTGGGTAATAAGCCATGGGGATTGTGGAACCTAAAGGTCCAACAGCCACAGACTGGGCCATGGGAAGATACAGTGAGGCGCCAGGAAATGCAGCTGACATGGTGGGGACGGTGGCAGCCCCCGGGTGCACAAAGCTCGGACGATAGAGCtagaagaggcagaagagaaggCAACAAGTTACTTCATGACATTCCTATTTCAGATCTCAATTTAATGAGTCAAGTCTTAATTCTCCTTGTGCAGATTACACTCTTTGAGTTACACAAGTTGCCTTTCCACTGCCACTCAATATTCTCCTGGATCACTTCCTGCTATAGCTAATGTTAGGCTCAGGGAATGCAAACTCATCTTCTTAACTTCAGCCAGTGCCAAATAACATAAAACAATCAGATAATGCCTTCTCAAACCCAAAAGAAATGGCTGAACTATGTCATGTTTTAAGATGATTCATGTGAACACTCTCTCCTGTTTGTGGAAAGTAAATGTGTGGAGCCAGACTTGGCCAAGGACCGAAAACATGATCCAAGAGTATTCCATTATTAAGTTAACTGGAAGCACCTCTGAGTAGGCAGGTGGAGCATCAGTATAGGGTGGAGCCTGAGGAAGATGCAAGGTCTGAGGGTACACAGGGTTCCCAGGAGGCTGCACGGGGTAAGTTGGCTGCGTTGGATATTGACCTGGAagacaaggggggaaaaaagcatgtTGTCTACCATACAGTCaccaaaacaaagcagggcatATTGGGTAGCTAACCTAGCTGGGATAAGCAAAAAGATTTCCAAACAGACTGCCCTAGAGGGCCTGATtcctggagccaagaaaataagcATTCTCTTTGCACCcttaaagctgaagaagctggatTCTAACTGGACATCCAGTAGCGGACTGCTGTAAGGGGAAAGTCTAGCTGGGCCCAAGATCCTCTCAGAACGCAGGGCATTTCTGGGCATCCCCTCTAGCCGGTATTTCAACGGTGTGTCCTGTTTCCCTGTCCTGCGTGGTCTCCAAAGGTCTGGTTGTAACTGACCAAAACCTCGTAACGGTGGTTGTGGTCATCGACCTCACAGGTTCCTACTCAAGGTCGACTTCCAAATGAAAAGAGTGAGTGGTGGAAGTGAACGCTGAGATCGGGGAGGGGGCTGAGGGGAATGTTCTGACACAGAAACCGGGAGACTTTCTGGCCGCCAGCGAGGGTAAGGGGGAAGAGACCCCCTTCGGGCCCGACTGGCCCGCCCACCAGAGCGGCACTTCACTAGTTAAGCCCGGAGGCCTGCCTGTGGTTCCGGAGCGCGGCGCCCCGCCTCTGCCAGTTCTCCATTGGCCTACCCAAATCTCGCCTCCAGCTCCCCATTTGCTCCTACAGATGCCCATCACGACAaaccttctccccacccccccaacccaccCACCCAAGAGCCGCCCCCCCCAACCCGAGCCCGCAGCTCCAAACTGCGCCACAGAGTTCAAGGAAGAAAGGGCCGTGAGGGAGCGAACGGCCGTAGTTCGGGAATGACGAAGGTGTCTGGCGCAGCCCCGAGCACTGCAGCTGGCTCAGGAGCGCGGCGCACCTCGCCCCAGGCCTGGCGTTCGGTGACCCTGGGCTCCAGGCCCGCTCTTTCCGGGCCAGCACTA
This window encodes:
- the DAZAP2 gene encoding DAZ-associated protein 2; this translates as MNSKGQYPTQPTYPVQPPGNPVYPQTLHLPQAPPYTDAPPAYSELYRPSFVHPGAATVPTMSAAFPGASLYLPMAQSVAVGPLGSTIPMAYYPVGPIYPPGSTVLVEGGYDTGARFGAGATAGNIPPPPPGCPPNAAQLAVMQGANVLVTQRKGNFFMGGSDGGYTIW